A stretch of Carya illinoinensis cultivar Pawnee chromosome 14, C.illinoinensisPawnee_v1, whole genome shotgun sequence DNA encodes these proteins:
- the LOC122293702 gene encoding uncharacterized protein LOC122293702, whose protein sequence is MAGPEREDDYAALLEAHVRKGDWGATIDFLKLQYPRALTARIPSTFSGGTVLHAAVDAEDEHRVEELVNMISEHDLATMQDDFGYTADLQEISVIGNYRMAKCLITKNKSLVSIRDYAYNELPVTRAMGWGA, encoded by the coding sequence atggcagGGCCAGAGAGGGAGGATGATTATGCGGCCTTACTCGAGGCTCATGTCCGAAAAGGTGATTGGGGCGCTACAATAGATTTCCTCAAGCTCCAGTACCCCCGTGCATTGACAGCAAGAATCCCGAGTACATTTTCGGGTGGGACGGTCCTTCACGCTGCTGTTGATGCTGAAGATGAACATAGAGTGGAGGAGTTGGTCAATATGATTTCGGAACATGACTTGGCAACAATGCAAGACGATTTCGGCTATACAGCTGATCTACAGGAGATAAGTGTTATTGGTAATTACCGGATGGCAAAGTGCCTGATTACAAAGAACAAGAGCTTGGTCAGCATTAGAGATTATGCATACAACGAACTTCCAGTTACTAGGGCTATGGGATGGGGGGCATAA
- the LOC122293703 gene encoding uncharacterized protein LOC122293703, translated as MEAVRMSLKMDGCFDVKSVGMSGGDFNEMLHQKEKQGASSRPYNQIEAFRQAIERCGLYDVHHLGQHFTWSNNRRGTEFTKERIDKAMANKEWKELFRDAEDVKWRQRAKQHWLKLGDRNTHFFHQQASQRRRTNTVRSIEDQQGRVVANQAGIGEVFTGYFSTLFSTSCPTGFDECLHAMESKLTVDMKSWLSKPFTREEVRGAVFQMNPLGSSGPDGLPAHFYQKHWEVVGEEVYSYALEVLNCSRSLQDVNDTYISLIPKVKNPKKLAEFRPISPCNVLYKIVSKTLANRMKGILHNLISLNQSAFVPGRLISDNILVAYEVLHSMNSRMKGKRGCMALKIDMSKAYHRIEWSFVETVMVKMEFPIRWIRLIQSCLNSASYFILVNGEPQRKFMPSRGLRQGDPVSPYIFIMCAEALTSLLKKVEQAGQITPAPIGRGPITVNHLFFADDSILFCQATTKELSCVLKVLEVYGKVGVKATSNFEKYFGLPAVAGRQKVATFHILIDRTRARMVNWKNKFLSNARKEVLLKAMLQAIPTYAMGIFLIPTSITNKLNQLIRKFLWGYNEDTSKIQWVRWNQLSYSKEAGGLGFRDFRSFNFALLAKQGWRILQNPSSLAAMVLKKKYFSKSGLLDATLGSRPSFAWRGVCAGLKVLREGLVWRVGNGHKINIWKDWWITSFPSKKVVSTRPMGCECEQVSDLIDSDLKTWKYPLIQELLSAQEYEAVRTIPLSVGVREDRMVWHFTTNGQYSVKSGYHVHRQMEADLQGEPSRRTQVKHVWKSIWKLKTTPSVKQFVWRACSEALPTLANLKRRKIVADSSCFICTQATETSSHALWSCVATQDVWKQSCRKVQKMTCHSDLFFYIWSILVENLDVAELEETAVAIEEVFTFRESIVIDQGTKKQAGAAGHKWSKPMHNFYKLNWDATVRAKEGRVRICVIVRDYQDKVVGTVRAQRPLRGTPFDAEAYGLLVAAVFNRDLGLQQSKALDWSFEGCLIEDAKRVLNLSINWTVSHVHREANMATHQLAKVATEMAEDV; from the exons ATGCAGAGGATGTGAAGTGGCGCCAGAGGGCAAAGCAACACTGGCTAAAACTTGGTGACAGAAACACACACTTCTTCCATCAGCAGGCCtctcaaagaagaagaaccaacaCAGTTAGAAGCATAGAGGATCAACAAGGGAGAGTAGTTGCTAACCAGGCAGGAATAGGTGAAGTTTTCACAGGTTATTTCTCCACATTATTTTCCACCTCTTGCCCCACTGGTTTTGATGAATGCTTGCATGCCATGGAGTCAAAATTAACAGTTGATATGAAGTCTTGGCTCTCAAAGCCATTCACCCGAGAGGAAGTCAGAGGTGCTGTGTTTCAGATGAATCCATTAGGGTCATCTGGACCTGATGGTTTGCCAGCTCATTTCTATCAAAAACATTGGGAAGTGGTGGGTGAGGAAGTATACTCTTATGCACTCGAAGTCCTCAACTGTAGTAGGTCCCTCCAAGATGTTAATGACACTTACATATCCCTTATTCCCAAAGTGAAAAACCCCAAGAAATTAGCTGAGTTTAGACCAATAAGTCCTTGTAATGTGCTGTACAAAATTGTTTCTAAAACCCTTGCTAACAGAATGAAAGGTATTCTCCACAACCTTATCTCATTGaaccaaagtgcctttgtcCCGGGTAGGCTCATCTCAGACAACATATTAGTAGCTTATGAAGTTCTACACTCTATGAACTcgagaatgaaaggaaaaagaggatgtATGGCACTAAAAAttgacatgagtaaggcatatCACAGGATAGAGTGGAGCTTTGTTGAAACTGTAATGGTTAAGATGGAATTCCCAATTAGATGGATTAGGCTCATTCAATCTTGCCTTAACTCAGCATCCtattttattttggttaatGGAGAACCACAAAGGAAATTCATGCCATCAAGGGGActtagacaaggagatccagTGTCTCCCTACATTTTCATCATGTGTGCAGAAGCCCTTACTTCACTTCTGAAAAAAGTTGAACAAGCTGGACAGATCACTCCTGCACCTATTGGAAGAGGCCCCATCACAGTTAATCATctgttttttgcagatgatagcataCTCTTCTGTCAAGCAACAACCAAGGAGCTTTCATGTGTCCTCAAAGTCCTTGAAGTTTATGGAAAG GTAGGTGTTAAAGCAACAAGCAATTTCGAGAAGTATTTTGGACTACCAGCTGTAGCAGGGAGGCAAAAAGTGGCAACCTTTCATATACTCATTGATAGAACCCGGGCTAGGATGGTCAACTGGAAGAATAAGTTTTTGTCAAATGCAAGGAAAGAAGTCCTCTTAAAAGCAATGTTACAGGCCATTCCCACTTATGCAATGGGGATTTTCCTGATACCAACCTCGATTACAAACAAGCTGAACCAacttataagaaaatttttgtGGGGCTACAATGAGGATACTTCAAAGATACAATGGGTCAGGTGGAATCAACTCAGCTACAGCAAAGAGGCAGGTGGTCTTGGTTTCAGAGATTTCAGAAGCTTCAACTTTGCTTTACTtgctaaacaagggtggaggattTTACAGAATCCATCATCTTTAGCTGCTAtggtcttaaaaaaaaaatacttctcaAAATCTGGATTGTTAGATGCAACACTAGGGTCAAGACCTTCCTTTGCGTGGAGAGGAGTGTGTGCAGGTCTGAAAGTTCTAAGAGAAGGACTCGTGTGGAGAGTGGGCAATGGGCACAAAATTAACATTTGGAAGGACTGGTGGATAACTTCTTTTCCATCAAAAAAAGTAGTCTCTACTCGACCAATGGGTTGTGAGTGTGAACAGGTAAGTGATCTAATAGACAGTGACCTAAAAACCTGGAAATATCCTCTCATCCAGGAGCTACTATCTGCACAGGAGTATGAAGCTGTAAGAACAATACCCCTCAGTGTTGGGGTTAGGGAAGATAGGATGGTTTGGCACTTCACCACCAATGGCCAGTACTCAGTAAAAAGTGGTTACCATGTTCACAGACAAATGGAAGCTGATCTTCAGGGGGAGCCATCTAGAAGAACACAAGTCAAGCATGTgtggaagagtatatggaagcTAAAGACTACTCCAAGTGTCAAACAGTTCGTGTGGAGAGCATGCAGTGAGGCCCTACCAACACTAGCAAACCTGAAGAGAAGGAAGATTGTAGCGGATAGCAGTTGCTTCATCTGCACACAAGCCACTGAAACCTCAAGTCATGCCTTGTGGAGCTGTGTTGCTACTCAGGATGTGTGGAAACAAAGTTGCAGAAAGGTCCAGAAAATGACCTGCCATAGTGacctctttttttatatttggtcCATTCTAGTAGAGAATCTAGATGTTGCTGAGCTAGAAGAGACTGCAGTT GCCATAGAAGAGGTATTCACCTTCAGAGAATCCATTGTAATAGAccaaggaacaaagaaacaggCTGGTGCAGCAGGGCATAAGTGGTCCAAACCAATGCATAATTTTTACAAGCTCAATTGGGATGCAACTGTTAGAGCAAAGGAGGGAAGAGTTAGGATATGTGTGATAGTCAGAGACTACCAAGACAAAGTGGTTGGCACTGTAAGAGCTCAAAGACCTTTAAGAGGGACTCCTTTCGATGCTGAGGCTTATGGGCTGTTGGTTGCAGCTGTGTTTAACAGAGACCTGGGACTGCAACAG AGCAAAGCACTGGACTGGAGCTTTGAGGGGTGCCTGATTGAAGATGCAAAAAGGGTACTGAATTTAAGTATCAACTGGACAGTTTCTCATGTCCATAGAGAAGCAAACATGGCAACACACCAACTTGCAAAAGTAGCTACAGAGATGGCAGAGGATGTCTAA